A genomic stretch from Paraburkholderia dioscoreae includes:
- a CDS encoding heparin lyase I family protein, whose translation MTALASTYDRIFSTGWDHGIDAGIGVQANPGDITVVDDPVVGGRKALRVHMFQSEDFSRIANGVPRAELIFPKAVSFSQGPDYLIRWSTLIPVGFTFDAKQAVIITQVHQGEWTGGPTIALSLQGKQYAISERGGVNTATVSAGKWLCCADVDKDKWVNWSLRYVADDSGYHASTQLWKDGHLVFASQGVPNAYIGVQDAYLKMGLYKSGWKSSVSDVSEITLFYGPVSVSKK comes from the coding sequence ATGACCGCGTTGGCGAGCACGTATGACAGGATTTTCTCGACCGGATGGGACCACGGTATCGATGCCGGCATCGGCGTTCAGGCAAATCCCGGCGATATCACCGTGGTCGACGATCCCGTGGTGGGCGGACGAAAGGCTTTACGAGTTCATATGTTCCAATCCGAGGACTTTTCGAGGATCGCGAACGGCGTGCCCCGCGCGGAATTGATCTTTCCGAAAGCGGTGAGTTTTTCGCAAGGACCGGATTATCTGATCAGATGGAGCACGCTCATACCGGTTGGATTTACCTTCGACGCCAAACAGGCGGTCATCATCACTCAGGTACACCAGGGCGAATGGACGGGCGGCCCGACAATCGCGCTGAGTTTGCAGGGTAAGCAGTACGCCATTTCGGAGCGGGGAGGGGTGAATACTGCGACCGTTTCCGCAGGCAAGTGGTTGTGCTGCGCCGACGTTGACAAGGACAAGTGGGTCAACTGGTCGCTGCGCTATGTTGCCGACGATTCTGGTTACCACGCTTCGACTCAGTTGTGGAAGGACGGACATCTGGTGTTCGCGTCGCAAGGGGTGCCGAACGCCTATATAGGCGTACAGGACGCGTATCTGAAAATGGGGCTGTACAAGTCTGGGTGGAAGAGTTCGGTGTCGGACGTCAGCGAGATCACGTTGTTTTATGGACCGGTCTCGGTGTCGAAGAAATAA
- a CDS encoding WecB/TagA/CpsF family glycosyltransferase has protein sequence MQADKELAKSVQDCDLINIDGMGVIWAARMLGHAVPERVAGVDLFDRLLAEAAKLGLPVFLLGATDEVVTRVATICTARYSGLQIAGYHHGYFGDDQQSVVDRIRESGARLLFVAITSPTKENFINRWQAALGVDFVMGVGGTFDVVAGKVSRAPRWMQRAGLEWFFRVLQEPRRMWRRYLVTNSKFALMLGKALIVQR, from the coding sequence ATGCAGGCCGACAAGGAACTGGCAAAGTCGGTGCAGGATTGCGATCTGATCAATATCGACGGGATGGGCGTGATCTGGGCCGCGCGAATGCTTGGTCACGCGGTGCCTGAGCGCGTTGCCGGCGTCGATCTATTCGACCGCTTGCTGGCGGAGGCGGCGAAGCTTGGACTTCCGGTGTTTCTGCTCGGCGCGACCGATGAGGTCGTCACACGCGTCGCCACGATATGCACAGCCCGCTATTCCGGTCTGCAAATCGCCGGATACCATCACGGTTATTTCGGCGACGACCAGCAATCCGTTGTCGACCGGATCCGCGAGTCAGGCGCACGACTGCTGTTCGTGGCGATTACCTCGCCCACCAAGGAAAATTTTATCAACCGCTGGCAGGCCGCGCTCGGTGTCGATTTCGTAATGGGGGTTGGCGGAACGTTCGATGTCGTGGCCGGTAAAGTCAGCCGCGCGCCTCGGTGGATGCAAAGAGCCGGTCTGGAGTGGTTCTTCCGTGTCCTGCAGGAACCGCGTCGTATGTGGCGCCGCTATCTGGTCACGAACAGCAAGTTCGCACTGATGTTGGGTAAGGCTTTGATCGTCCAGCGGTAG
- a CDS encoding serine O-acetyltransferase produces the protein MLHIYRIAHLLYRLHVPFLPWALKVFNRVVFSVSLPPSVIVGRNVIFGYQGLGIVVHRHAVLGNDIVIAPNVVIGGRGQPGAPIIEDNVLIGAGACILGPVTIGRNVKIGANAVVTFDVPPNVTVAGVPARIVKPRQGS, from the coding sequence ATGCTGCACATTTATCGCATTGCGCATCTGCTTTATCGGCTGCACGTGCCTTTTCTGCCTTGGGCGTTGAAGGTTTTTAACCGCGTGGTCTTTTCTGTATCCTTGCCGCCGTCGGTAATAGTGGGGCGCAACGTGATATTCGGCTATCAGGGGCTCGGTATCGTGGTACACCGGCACGCGGTGCTAGGTAACGATATCGTCATTGCACCCAACGTGGTAATTGGGGGCCGCGGCCAGCCTGGCGCGCCGATAATCGAGGACAACGTTCTGATCGGCGCGGGCGCATGCATATTGGGGCCGGTGACGATTGGGCGGAACGTGAAGATCGGAGCGAATGCCGTGGTCACGTTCGACGTACCGCCGAATGTAACGGTGGCAGGCGTCCCTGCTCGAATCGTCAAGCCACGGCAGGGCAGTTGA
- a CDS encoding LysE family translocator, whose translation MSITAWLFFLPACFAINLAPGPNNLLSINVAARHGFMTAFVGGTGRLIAFAMMLVLAATGLAVVLHASEWFFLAIKLAGAAYLIWLAIQLWRSDAPTLDTAQQHDASLARVTRREFLVAAGNPKAILVFTAFLPQFVDIAKPMLPQFAVLGLSFLVLEWFAIALYSWAGMYLGKWLVRARVRRWFNRCCGCFLAAIGVGFLMARRG comes from the coding sequence ATGTCCATCACCGCCTGGCTGTTCTTTCTGCCCGCCTGCTTCGCGATCAATCTCGCACCCGGGCCCAATAATCTGCTGTCGATCAATGTGGCGGCGCGCCATGGTTTCATGACCGCGTTCGTCGGCGGCACGGGTCGCCTGATCGCATTCGCCATGATGCTAGTGCTTGCAGCGACAGGCCTTGCAGTTGTGTTGCACGCGTCGGAGTGGTTCTTTCTCGCGATCAAGCTGGCCGGTGCCGCCTATCTGATCTGGCTCGCCATCCAGCTGTGGCGCAGCGACGCGCCTACCCTCGACACGGCACAGCAGCACGATGCCTCGCTTGCGCGGGTCACTCGGCGAGAGTTCCTCGTGGCCGCCGGCAACCCGAAGGCCATTCTGGTGTTCACCGCGTTCCTGCCGCAGTTCGTCGATATCGCCAAGCCTATGCTGCCGCAGTTCGCGGTGCTGGGTCTCAGTTTTCTGGTGCTGGAATGGTTTGCTATCGCGCTGTATTCGTGGGCGGGGATGTATCTCGGGAAATGGCTGGTGCGCGCGCGGGTTCGGAGGTGGTTTAATCGCTGCTGTGGGTGTTTTCTGGCGGCGATCGGGGTGGGGTTTTTGATGGCCAGGCGGGGGTGA